The Erigeron canadensis isolate Cc75 chromosome 4, C_canadensis_v1, whole genome shotgun sequence genome window below encodes:
- the LOC122596289 gene encoding ras-related protein RABA1f-like has product MADDDYDYLFKVVLIGDSGVGKTNLLSRFSKNEFSLESKSTIGVEFATRSINVDDKIIKAQIWDTAGQERYRAITSAYYRGAVGALIVYDITRNVTFENIERWLKELRDHTDQNIVIMLVGNKADLRHLRAVQTEDAKAFAEQENNFFMETSALESLNVENAFTEVLTQIYHVVSKKALDIGNDPMAVPKGKTINVGGKEEVTEVKKSGCCSS; this is encoded by the exons ATGGCGGACGATGACTACGATTACTTGTTCAAGGTCGTTTTGATTGGGGATTCTGGTGTCGGTAAAACCAATCTATTGTCACGATTCTCAAAAAATGAATTCAGCCTCGAGTCCAAATCCACCATTGGGGTTGAGTTTGCCACTCGTAGCATTAACGTCGATGACAAGATCATCAAGGCACAAATTTGGGATACTGCTGGGCAAGAGAG GTATCGTGCGATAACTAGTGCATACTATCGTGGAGCAGTTGGTGCACTAATTGTATACGACATTACACGTAATGTAACGTTTGAAAACATTGAAAGATGGCTCAAGGAGCTTCGGGATCACACAGATCAAAACATTGTGATCATGCTTGTGGGGAATAAAGCCGATCTACGTCACTTAAGGGCTGTTCAAACGGAAGATGCAAAGGCATTTGCTGAGcaagaaaataactttttcaTGGAAACGTCTGCTCTTGAATCGTTAAACGTTGAGAATGCTTTCACAGAAGTATTGACTCAAATATATCATGTCGTGAGCAAGAAGGCGCTCGATATTGGTAACGATCCCATGGCTGTACCCAAGGGAAAAACAATTAATGTTGGAGGTAAAGAAGAAGTAACTGAAGTAAAGAAATCAGGGTGTTGCTCTAGCTAA
- the LOC122597894 gene encoding SPARC-like protein 1 isoform X2 — MGTVFSELSSPSPSIPSQPQNPESSAASTTTAAVTMADEKPINPETESPKTLNPNHENQNPNEKSKDTQNLDEKSKDTQNPDEKSKDTQNPDHNSIDTDQKLIDTDNPDQESENKEGEEEGECGFCLFMKGGECKESFINWEKCVEEGEKNDEDIVEKCFEVTLALKKCMEANEDYYGMILQAEKDAEQQVKNQLDQEKQEENEKEKGVAEEVKSGEQEPEPKPKHES, encoded by the exons ATGGGTACTGTTTTTTCAGAACTTTCTTCTCCGTCTCCCTCCATTCCATCCCAACCACAAAACCCTGAAAGCtccgccgcctccaccaccacagcCGCCGTCACCATGGCTGATGAAAAACCTATAAACCCAGAAACAGAAtcccctaaaaccctaaacccaaATCATGAAAACCAAAACCCAAATGAAAAATCCAAAG ATACACAAAACCTTGATGAGAAATCCAAAGATACACAAAACCCAGATGAGAAATCCAAAGATACACAAAACCCAGATCATAATTCGATAGATACAGATCAGAAACTTATAGATACAGATAACCCAGATCAAGAAAGTGAAAAtaaagaaggagaagaagaaggggAATGtggattttgtttatttatgaaAGGTGGTGAATGTAAAGAATCATTTATAAATTGGGAAAAATGTGTTGAAGAAGGTGAAAAGAATGATGAAGATATTGTAGAGAAATGTTTTGAAGTTACTCTTGCTTTGAAAAAATGTATGGAAGCTAATGAAGATTACTATGGTATGATTTTGCAAGCCGAAAAAGATGCCgaacaacaagtaaagaatcAGTTAGATcaagagaaacaagaagaaaatgagaaagaaaaaggtgttGCAGAAGAAGTGAAATCAGGGGAGCAAGAACCTGAACCGAAACCGAAACATGAAAGTTAG
- the LOC122597894 gene encoding acidic repeat-containing protein-like isoform X1, protein MGTVFSELSSPSPSIPSQPQNPESSAASTTTAAVTMADEKPINPETESPKTLNPNHENQNPNEKSKDTQNLDEKSKDTQNLDEKSKDTQNPDEKSKDTQNPDHNSIDTDQKLIDTDNPDQESENKEGEEEGECGFCLFMKGGECKESFINWEKCVEEGEKNDEDIVEKCFEVTLALKKCMEANEDYYGMILQAEKDAEQQVKNQLDQEKQEENEKEKGVAEEVKSGEQEPEPKPKHES, encoded by the coding sequence ATGGGTACTGTTTTTTCAGAACTTTCTTCTCCGTCTCCCTCCATTCCATCCCAACCACAAAACCCTGAAAGCtccgccgcctccaccaccacagcCGCCGTCACCATGGCTGATGAAAAACCTATAAACCCAGAAACAGAAtcccctaaaaccctaaacccaaATCATGAAAACCAAAACCCAAATGAAAAATCCAAAGATACACAAAACCTTGATGAGAAATCCAAAGATACACAAAACCTTGATGAGAAATCCAAAGATACACAAAACCCAGATGAGAAATCCAAAGATACACAAAACCCAGATCATAATTCGATAGATACAGATCAGAAACTTATAGATACAGATAACCCAGATCAAGAAAGTGAAAAtaaagaaggagaagaagaaggggAATGtggattttgtttatttatgaaAGGTGGTGAATGTAAAGAATCATTTATAAATTGGGAAAAATGTGTTGAAGAAGGTGAAAAGAATGATGAAGATATTGTAGAGAAATGTTTTGAAGTTACTCTTGCTTTGAAAAAATGTATGGAAGCTAATGAAGATTACTATGGTATGATTTTGCAAGCCGAAAAAGATGCCgaacaacaagtaaagaatcAGTTAGATcaagagaaacaagaagaaaatgagaaagaaaaaggtgttGCAGAAGAAGTGAAATCAGGGGAGCAAGAACCTGAACCGAAACCGAAACATGAAAGTTAG
- the LOC122596550 gene encoding uncharacterized protein LOC122596550, which yields MIGVISEDCGSQFVGTLVSVLVGLIPVAKKRSRIAVDQGKRMLFSPFLDKKVVGTHRPSPCIASARGDASGGVQSGFLCPTLIQDRKLIGCEQITLIQEVSKSVVFKKLHATSKFFSGSSSSSSLSSSSSDDSSYHYLRQHDVCSTLSSTIHCVLDGMIMKPIQNADTNELEEMTTTAVGCHGAAYNLESKDVVEKGSQISFLSKEDVCSTLASTIHCVLDGMIMNPIPNEDTNELEEMTTTASGCHAAANNFGGTDVVEKESQILFFSKGYVSQMISLYESKRSNIVSEKESQKSFFSKGQNYSISTDPLFESEQSNLVFESNSKPGPIESESENSTSIGLSCIQDKKVVGIHRALPYIAPAPGDASGIVQSGFLQPTLTQDGKLIGCENQQGKDKQLTSVMERTRKLHEVDLTRKQEINAVNIHSIVPKGGKPIESQKHKGQKKQLNSVMECRTVTGLVRKQHKQVVGTQRTITGAVPAQGHIPVVRSGCTRPTLIQKDSRSIGSEKLQGSEKLLSSVAQSKKKPGIIDSSKKNHINVVNTRKGLVGERSLQSVSKRKPGNIDPSRKKVMKVVSTRKDLVDERFFQSVSKKNQENIDPSRKNDIKVVGTLKDFVDERSLQCVSKHKNAKTVSRVPSYKGRIISSTSELKPRWNF from the exons ATGATAGGTGTCATTTCTGAGGATTGTGGCAGTCAGTTCGTTGGAACTCTTGTAAGTGTGTTGGTTGGTTTGATTCCCGTTGCTAAGAAGAGAAGTCGTATAGCTGTTGATCAAGGGAAAAGAATGCTCTTTTCGCCTTTCCTTGATAAAAAGGTCGTGGGTACTCATAGACCATCTCCATGTATTGCCTCAG CTCGAGGCGATGCATCAGGTGGTGTTCAATCTGGCTTTCTCTGCCCTACTCTTATTCAGGATAGAAAGTTGATTGGCTGTGAACAGATAACTCTCATTCAGGAGGTTAGCAAGTCGGTTGTGTTCAAGAAACTACATGCCACTTCAAAATTCTTTTCcggttcatcatcatcatcatccttatCGTCGTCGTCGTCTGATGATTCTTCCTATCATTATCTTCGACAGCAT GATGTTTGTTCTACGCTTTCTAGCACAATTCACTGTGTGCTTGATGGGATGATCATGAAACCAATTCAAAATGCAGATACAAATGAGCTTGAGGAAATGACCACAACAGCCGTCGGTTGTCATGGAGCTGCTTACAATCTTGAGAGTAAAGATGTGGTCGAGAAAGGAAGTCAAATTTCGTTTCTGAGCAAGGAG GATGTTTGTTCTACGCTTGCTAGCACAATTCACTGCGTGCTTGATGGGATGATCATGAATCCAATTCCAAATGAAGATACTAACGAGCTTGAGGAAATGACCACAACAGCATCCGGTTGTCATGCAGCTGCTAACAATTTTGGGGGTACAGATGTTGTCGAGAAAGAAagtcaaattttgtttttcagcAAGGGGTACGTATCTCAGATGATTTCTCTTTATGAGAGTAAACGATCAAATATCGTTTCTGAGAAAGAAAGTCAAAAATCTTTCTTCAGCAAAGGGCAGAATTATTCGATAAGTACGGACCCTCTATTTGAAAGTGAACAATCCAATCTCGTTTTTGAGAGCAATAGTAAGCCGGGGCCTATTGAAAGTGAGAGTGAGAATTCAACAAGTATTGGCTTGAGTTGTATACAAGATAAAAAGGTCGTGGGTATTCATAGAGCGTTGCCGTATATTGCCCCAG CTCCAGGAGATGCATCAGGTATTGTTCAATCAGGGTTTCTCCAACCTACTCTTACTCAGGATGGGAAGTTGATTGGGTGTGAGAATCAACAG GGTAAAGATAAGCAATTAACTTCTGTCATGGAGCGTACAAGGAAATTGCATGAAGTTGACTTGACTAGGAAACAAGAAATAAATGCCGTGAACATTCATAGCATTGTTCCTAAGGGTGGCAAGCCGATTGAGTCTCAGAAACACAAG GGAcagaaaaaacaattaaattctgTTATGGAGTGTAGAACCGTAACTGGATTGGTGCGGAAACAGCATAAACAAGTAGTGGGTACCCAAAGAACCATTACCGGTGCTGTCCCAG CTCAAGGTCATATACCAGTTGTTCGATCTGGGTGTACACGACCAACTCTCATTCAGAAAGATAGCAGGTCGATTGGGTCTGAGAAACTCCAG GGATCAGAAAAACTATTAAGTTCTGTTGCACAGAGTAAAAAGAAGCCAGGGATCATCGACTCAAGcaagaaaaatcatataaacgTTGTGAATACGCGTAAAGGTTTGGTTGGTGAGAGGTCTCTTCAGTCAGTATCCAAAAGAAAACCAGGAAACATCGACCCAAGCAGGAAGAAGGTGATGAAGGTTGTGAGTACGCGTAAAGATTTGGTTGATGAGAGGTTTTTTCAGTCGGTATCCAAAAAGAATCAAGAAAACATTGACCCAAGCagaaaaaatgatataaagGTTGTGGGTACGCTTAAAGATTTTGTTGATGAGAGGTCTCTTCAGTGTGTTTCCAAACACAAGAATGCTAAAACTGTTTCTCGAGTACCATCTTATAAAGGTCGCATAATCAGCTCTACTTCTGAGCTCAAACCTCGGTGGAATTTCTAG